Part of the Paludisphaera borealis genome, CATCACCAGCGGCTGCCCGCGCGATCTCGACGAGGTCGGGGCCCTCGGCTTCGCCCTCTTCGGTCTCAATCCCTGCGTCAGCCACGCCTACGTCCGGCTGGTCGATTTCGGCAAGCCGGTCCAGATCGCCGGCGTGACGATCGCGCCGGGGGATCTGCTCCACGCCGACAAGCACGGCGTCTGCATCGTGCCGATCGAGGTCGCTCCCAAGCTGGCCGAAGCCTGCGCCGAGGTCGAACGCCTGGAACGGCCGCTGCTGGAGATCTGTCGGGGAACCGAGTTCGACCTCGAAGAGTACATCCGCCGGCGCATCGGCGACCAGGGGCGGCTCGGCGAGTGACTTCGAGCCATCAGCCGACGCGACGAGGGTTGGGATAGACCACGGCGACCGGCTCGAACCGACGATTCCGGCCGACGGCCTCGTCGGGACGGGTCTGATCGAGGCGTTTCCCCTCGGCGTACCAGCGTCCCTTGCGGAACTCGAAGACCGCCGTGGCGTGACGTCGGGTGTGCAGAAGGTCGAAGAGGTCGGGATCGAAATGAACGCAGACGAGCGCCAGGAGATACCGAGATTTCCGGTCCCTGGCCCACAAGACCTCGTCGTGCCAGTGGGCGTCCTCCCAGCGCTGGCCTTCGTCGTAGTCGAAGCTGGCCAGCGACGTGATGAACCGCGCTTCGAGGCGTTCGCGTTGCGAACGAAACAGCTCGCGGGCCTGATCGACGTGGAAGTCTTCGAAAAACAACCGCAAGGGCCGATGCAGGACGCACCACGCCACGAAGACGCAGATGGGCAGGACGCCGACTCCGATCAGCCATCCCATGAATCGAGCCCTCGGCCACAAGCCAGAAAAGGTCCGCTGAGCACGCATTGTAGAATTTCGGCGGCCTGATCCGCAAGTGACGCGCGCTCGCGGAAAATTCTTGGAATCTGAAAAACTCCCGCAAGTACGGAACCGCCTGATGCCTCGTCCCCGAAAATCAACGTCTCCAACGTCCAAGCCCGCCTTGAAGTTGGGCGCGCACATGTCCATCGCCGGAGGATACGACCGGGCGGTCCGAGCGGCCCACGCGTTCGGCTTCGAAACCGTCCAGTTGTTTACAAAAAACAACAATCAATGGAACGCGCCCCCCTTGACCGACGCGCAGACCGACGCGTTTCGCCAGGCGCTCGAAGAGACGGGGGTCGTTGATCCGGTGGCGCACACGTCGTACCTGATCAACATGGCGAGCCCCGACGACACGCTATGGAAGCGGTCGATCGACGCGATGGTGGTGGAAGTCGGGCGCTGCGCCCGGCTCGGGATCGCCGACCTGGTGGTGCATCCCGGGGCCCATGTGGGATCGGGCGAGGCCGCCGGGTTGAAGCGCGTGGCGGAGGCTCTCGACCGGGTGGCCGAGGCGACGGCCGAGTCCGCCGTGACGATCGACCTGGAGACGACGGCCGGGCAGGGGAGCTGCCTGGGACATCGGTTCGAGCATCTCCAGGCGATCCTGGAGATGGTCGCCGATCGGAGCCGGCTGGGCGTCTGCGTGGACACCTGCCACATTTTCGCGGCGGGCTATTCTCTCGACACCCGGGAACGGTACGATGAGACGGTGAACGATCTCGACCGGACCGTCGGGCTGGGATTGGTTCGAGTCTGGCATCTCAACGACAGCCTTCGCGAGCATGCCAGCCGGGTCGACCGCCACGCGGGCATCGGCGCGGGCCGCATCGGCCTCGAACCATTTCGATTCCTGGTGAACGACGCCCGATTCCGGTCCCTGCCAATGATACTGGAAACCCCCAAGGGGATCGAAGAGGGCGAGGAACTCGACGCCCGCAACCAGAGAGCCCTGCGGCAACTCGTCGAGCCCTGACCCGGACCGGTCCGCTCGCCGCCGATCGCGGCGCTCGCACGTCAGCTTCATCCCCCATTGTTCGCTCGTCATCGCCTGAAGCCGGGGTCCGCGGCCGGGGCGATCGACGGCACAGGACGGCGGCCAAGCGTGGGCAAGTCGAAGAATTCATCCAACGGCCCCTCGAACACCGCGCCCACTCCGACGACGACGACGGCGGTGGACGAGTCGAGTTTGTTCATCAACCGCGAGCTGAGCTGGCTCGATTTCAACGAGCGCGTCCTGGAGGAAGCCCGCGACCCCTCCAACCCGCTGCTCGATCGGCTCAAGTTCCTGGCCATCTGCTCGTCGAACCAGGATGAATTCTTCGAGGTTCGCGTCGCCGGGCTCCAGGCGCAGCTTTACGAGAGCCTGGAGCCTCAGGACCCGCCTCCCGACGGCATGGGGCCGCTGGCCCAATTGCTCGAAATCTCGCGCCGGGCGCACGACTTCGTGTCGCGGTTGAACGACGTCTGGCTCTACGAGGTCCGGCCCGAACTGGAAGAGCACGGCATCCGCATCTGCTCCCCCGACGACTTGAACCCGAGCCAGAACGCGTTCCTCGACGACTACTTCGAGAACCAGGTCTACCCGGTGCTGACGCCGCTGGCCATCGACCCGGCGCACCCGTTTCCGCACGTTCACAACAAGAGCCTGAACCTGCTCCTGCGGATCGAGGCGATCCACCACCACGGCCGACAGCTCTACGCGGTGCTCCAGGTGCCCTCGGTCATCAGCCGGCTGGTCCAGCTCCCCGATGAGAGCAACGGCCGCAAGCAGTTCGTGCTCCTCGAAGACGTGATCGGCCCCCGCCTCGACGCCCTTTTCGGCGGCTACCGGACCGTCGAGCGCGTGGCCTTCCGCGCGACCCGGAACAGCGACCTCTCGATCCAGGAGAACGAGGTCAAGAGCAGCCTGCTGTCGACGATCGAGGAGACGCTCCGCCAGCGCAAGTGGGGCGCCCCGGTCCGGCTCGAAATCTCGGAGCGGGCCGACAGCGATTTCCTCGTGCAGTTGCTGTCCGCCTCGGCTCTCGAACTCGAAGAACGCGACGTCTACAAGGTGACGGGGCCCGTCGACCTGACGGTGCTGGCGGGGCTCTACAAGCTGGAGGGCTTCCGCGACCTCCGCGAGCCGTCGTACGAGCCCAAGACGCCCCCCGCGTTCACGGGCCGCAAGAGCGTCTTCCGGGCGATCCGCGAGCAGGATTTCCTGGTCCATCACCCCTACGAATCGTTCGGCACCGTGGTCCAGCTCATCGAGGAAGCCAGCGAAGACCCGCAAGTGCTGGCCATCAAGATGACCCTCTACCGCACGGCCGACTCGAATCCGATCATCACCGCGCTGGCCCGCGCCGCCGAGAACGGCAAGCAGGTGACGGCCCTGGTCGAGCTTCAGGCCCGGCTCGATGAAGAGAACAACATCGACAAGGCGCGGATGCTCCAGAAGGCGGGCGTCCACGTCGTGTACGGGATCGTCGGCCTCAAGACCCACTGCAAGGCCGCGCTCGTGGTGCGTCGCGAACACGACGGCATCCGCCGCTACGTCCACCTCGGCACCGGCAATTACAACCACACCACGGCGCGGTTCTACACCGACCTGAGCTACTTCACCTGCCGGCCGGAGATCGGCGAGGACGCCAGCGCCCTCTTCAACCTTTTGACCGGCTATTCCCAGGGCAACACCTGGAACAAGCTCGTCGTGGCCCCGATGAACCTCGCCGATCGACTCTCCGTTCTGATCCAGCGCGAGGCCGAACACGCGCAGGCCGGCCTTCCGGCCCGGATCATCGCCAAGATGAACTCGCTGGTCGACCCGAGGATCATCACCCTGCTTTACGAAGCTTCCCAGGCGGGCGTCAAAATCGACCTGATCGTGCGAGGCATCTGCTGCCTGAGGCCGGGCGTCCCCGGCGTCTCCGACAACATCACGGTTCGCAGCATCGTCGACAAGTACCTCGAACACTCGCGCATCGCCTACTTCGCCAACGGCGACGACCCCCAGGTCTTCCTCTCGTCGGCCGACTGGATGCCGCGCAACTTCCGCCGCCGCGTCGAGCTGATGTTCCCCATCGAGGACCCGCCGCTCCGCACCCGGATCATCGACGAGATCCTGGCGATCGCCCTCGCCGACAATATCAAGGCCCGCATTCTTCAGCCCGACGGCACCTACAAGCGAATCCAGCCCCAGCCCGGCGAACCCATCGTCCGGTCGCAGGTGGAGTTCCAGAACCTGGCCCGCGAGCACGACAAGGCGCTCCCGATGGCCCACGCCGTCGCCACGGCCGACCGACCGCTCCGCGCCAGCGAGCCCTGAGCCAGATCAGGTCAGGTCTGGTCGAGCGGATGAGCGCGACCGTCAGCCCACGGCCTCGGGTTCGGCGGTCGCCGCCGCTTCGTGGACGACCGGCTCGGGCTCCGGCGGAGCGGCCCGAACGATCGAGATCGCGAGCAGGCAGCCCAGCACGAAACTCGGCAGGGCCGCCCAATCCATTATCCAGTACAAATCGTCCAAGCTCATCAGGACGTCGAAGTAACCCAGCCAGGCGAAGTACGCGCAGAACACGGTGATCAGCGGGGCTTGACGGCGAAGCGTCGCGTGATCGCGGACGATCCAGTATGCGCCGAGCACGAACAGCACCATCGGATACTGCGCGAATCCGACCTTGTACAGCGCCAAAGTCACCGAGACCGCGAGCACGCACGAGGCGAACATCTCGAATCGCCGTCGGCGCGTCCAGGACCACAGCCAGGCGAGCGCGATCAGCAGGATCGGCGTGGCAAGTTCGTCCATGGTGAAGAAGAAAAAGTCACGGTCGAATGGCGCGTGAGGTCCTTCCAGGAATCGAAAAATCGACAACTGCGTCGGTTCGCGAGCCACGGCGAACGTCAGCGGCCGCAGCGCGCTCGGTCCCCAGATCAGGCAGGCCGTCCCCATCCCCAGAGCGCCGAGAATCAGGGTCGTCACGAGGAATCGCACGCGAATGCGTTGGCCGTCGAGCATCAGGAACGGGACGAGCACCCCGGGGAAATACTTGAGGAGCGTCCCCGCCGAAATCCACGCCGCGCTCGCGTAGTCGTCGCCCCGCGTCCGAGCCTCGACGGCCCCGATGCAGAGCAGCCCCACGAGAACGTCGAAGTGGCCGAAGAGGGCGATCTCGACCCAGACGTATGGACTCGCCAGCCAGAGCAACAACGCCGTTCCGGCCCAAGCAGGCAGATGACGACCAACCGCGAAGTCCTTGACCAGCCAGGCCGCGAACAGCCAGAAAGTCAGCGCGCACGCCAGCTTCGGGGCGAGCGGACTGATCAGCGTCAGCGGCGCGAGCACCGTGAAAAGCGGTCCGTACGCGTTCAGAGGATAGATGCGCCGCTGCCCCTGGACCATGAACCAGGGATCGCGCCCCAGCATGATCTGCTCCCAGATCTGCTCGAAGAAATAGTAATCGTGAATCCCCCCCGCCAACGCCGTGACCAGGAAGAACACCAGGCTGAGAACGATCAGTAGAACCGAATTCGCGCGATCGAACCGGGCTTGGCCGACGGTTCGAGTCGGCGCGTGGCGGCGATGCCAGACGCCTACCGCCACGACCAGCGCGAGATGGCAGATTCCGCCCATGACGACGGCCGAGGCCGCGATCTTCCAGTTCTTGAGCACGGCGTCGAGCGGTCGATAGCCCGCGTACCAGGCGACGCAACGAACGACCACGGCCGAACCGCGTCCCGCGAGCGCCGAGGTGATGATCGATGGCGCGAGCGACGTGGCGAACCACCACCAGGCGGAGAGCGCAAGGGCGTAGATCCCGACGAGAACCCCGGTTCGACGTGATGCGAGGCCCGCCATGAGACGCCACCCTTTTGAAAATCGCCCCGGGAACCGAATACGACGCCCACCGCCGCCGTCCTCCCCATCAAGCGTCCCGCCACGTGTCGTCGACCTTTTTTTGTTCGTCCCAGACCCTGAATGGGAACGACGTTGAGAAATTTCGACGGTTTTTCGATTTCGCGCGAACGTGAGAAGGCGATACGATGTCTATGAGCTTGACTCGGCATCGGCGTTGATGCGAGGTGGAACCGGTTGAGATTCTATCCGGTCTCGCCGGCCGAAAGCCGGGTCTAACTTCCCTAAAACGTCCGGGCGCGTGTCCGGACGCATCGAGATCTCGGGCGCTGTAGCAAGCCCCATGACTCGGTAGCGACTCCAGGACGTCCAGGAAACGTCCTGTTTCCCGTGAGGATATTCGCTTCGTTTCCGCTGTTTCGTCGGGCGGCCCCGGCCTCATCCGCCAGGCTCGCGACGAAAACCGACGCGGAGGACGAACGCCTCACACGTGAGCCCGCCTCAATGCAGGCGGATGCGAGGGTACTGCCATGTTGAACCGCAACAACCTGACGCTGTCGGCTCTTTCCAACCGGCTGAATCTCGGGACGCGGTCGCTCGTCCTTACGACGGGCGTCAACAACAACGGTACGGCCCTGCGCATCCCTCACACCCATCATGACGTGATGCGCGACCACATGGAGCGGTACTCCGTAGCCTCTTTCCCAGTAGAGGTATACGCAATTCCGCCCATTACCGGTCCGGCAACCGCGGCGGCAGCGCGCTTTAAAAAGGCGTGCGTCGATTCGCGGAAACCGGACGCCACCGATGCGTGGCTCGTCCCGACCCAAGCCGCAACGTGGCAAAGCTGGCCGATCAGCCAGTCCGCCGACGCGCTAGGGTCAGGATCAGGCCAGCGCCTATCCTCCCGATCGCGATTCTCCGCCGCCAAGGCGCGGATAGTCGAAGCCAGGCGACGGCCCAGCAGCCGGAGTTTGGAAGCGATCGAGACGACGAGCGCGGCCTGGACGAACCGGGCGGCGGTGGCGAGACAGGCTGCTAGAGCGGCCGTCGCCGAGTAAACGAGTCGAGCGTGTTGGAACAGGCTCGCCCTCGGGAACTCCCGGCGGCGGATCGATCAGGCTGAAGGGCGACGACCTTCCCCCTGGGCGCTCCGTCCCGACTTCCCGATGAACGGCCGATCCGGCATACGACTCAGCGCGGGTGTTCCCAGATCGAGTTCTCCCGACTCGTAACGGAAAAACCGCGCTCGCGCATCTTTCGCGTCGCCGCGTTCCCGAGAACGGAAGCGTCGTGGCCCCCGCTTTGTTGCGGACTGGGCCGCGAGACCTTCGGTTCCGTCGAGCGCCGGGCGTTTCACGTTCGTGATGCCGTCTGGGTCCTTGCCGAGTGGAATCCGTCGTGGCAGCGACGGTTCGAGCGAGGGCCCGGCAGATCCCCGGAGTCGGGGAAGGTGGATCCTGTGCTGGCCACGATGAAGACTACGGGGGAAGACGAACGGAACTGGGCTGAGGTCGCGGTTCTCGTCCAGCGCTCGCAGGACGGGGACCGCGAAGCGTTCGGTCTGCTCGTCGAGCAGTTCGAGCCCACGGTGCGAGCGATCGCGCTGCGGCGATTGGGAAACCCGAGCGAGGCGCTGGAACTGACCCAGGAGGTGTTCCTGCACGTGATGCGGCGGATCGACCAGCTTCGCGAGCCCGAGCGGTTCGCCGGCTGGCTGCGGCAGGTCACGGTCCGCATGGCCATCAACCGGGCCACGCGGCGAGTGGCCCCGGCCACGGTCGAGACCATCGTGCTCGAAGGCGCCTACGAGGAGAACGACGAGCCCATCGACTCCTTGATCCTCCGCGAACGGGCCGAGCGGCTCTGGGGGGCGCTCGGCCGGCTCAAGACGCTCGACCGCGACACCCTCGTCGCCTTTTACATCCGCGACCTGTCGCTGATCGAGATGGCCGACGAACTCGACGTCCCCCTGGGAACCATCAAGCGACGGCTCCACACCGCCCGCAAGCGGCTGCGGGTCGAGTTGGAATCGTCGGTCGCCGACGCGTCCGAGTGGTCCGAGCGACTGAGCTTCGACCACGACGACGCCGAGGAGCTGGACTACGCTGGAGCCGGAGCCGGCCGCGGCTGGTGATCCGGGCGAATCTTACTGAGTGACGACGAACCCGCCCCGGATCGGCTTCAGGTCGACTCCGGGGTTGTGTTCGTCGCCCCTATCCAATCAACCGGCGGCGCTCCGACTGGTAGGCGTCGTATTCGCGCTCGAACGCATGCGCCCGACGCGCGAGGAGCAAGTAACCGGCCCACGAGAAAACGATGATCGGCAGCAGGAAGACCGCGACGAAGATCAGGCCGACGTCGGGCCGGCCGAAGGCCGAGAAGAGGGCGATGAACAACAATCCAATGGCCCCCGAGACGGCCGACATCACGGATGTCACGCGACGGTGACGATCGAGCTGAGCGTCGAGCGGCTCGACTCCCAACCGCAGTCGGCCGAGCTTCCGCCCCCACTTGATCCGGCGCTCGCGCCAGCGCTCATCCAGATCGACGACCGGATCAGCCGGCGCGTTTCCCATCGCGGTTCTCATCCTGAAGCGTTCTCAAGGTAGGCCCGGCGACGCCCGAGCCGCGCGCACGACGCGGCGGGATCGCTCACGCGCCATTGTAGAGCCTCGCCGGGTCGTCGTATACGAAGCAGTCGGTGCTCGATCTGTCGATGTAGGAGGGAGAGATGCGCCTCCTCACAGCTTCTTCAGCAACTCAGCGACCGTGTCCTCGTAGATCTTCTGCCATTCCGGCGCGAGGATGCAGTCGCTGTCTTCCTGGGCCCCGCCGACGTTCTTGAGCTGCTCGGCGGTCGGCGCGTAGTAGATGTATCCGTTGGTGTACCCCGCGACGAAGGTCAGGTCGTGGGGAGACGCCTGCTTGACGTCGAGCCCGGTCTGCACGGTCAATTCGCCAGGGAACGTGACCAGCACGAAGTCGCCGACCCGCACGCCCAACACCTCGACGTCGACCGTCTTCGACCCGGCGGCCGCGTTGTCGGCCTGGTGCTTCCGCAACAGGGCCAGGTTCGTCTGCGTCCTGGTCAGTTGCTCCATGATGTGGATGTTGTCGACGTACTGCTTCATGTTCACGCGGTTCTCGGCGTCGAGCCTGGTCAGGTCGTCACGCCCCGCGGCCTTCTCGGACATGTAGCGGTGCGAATAGTACGACGGGTAATCACCCGACACCCCGTACTTCACGGCCAGCGGCAGAAACGTCTTGAGATTGAGGCTCGTGCCTTGCAACGACTGGAGCAAGGCCTGCTGCTCGGACTCCATGGCGATGATCCGCTTGGCGACGTCGGCCCTCGGCAGGGCGATCGTCTCGTGAATGACTTTCAGCCGGCCGTCGTCCTTGCTCCGGATCGTCTTAAGCGCCCGCAAGGTGCTGAGGCCCAGCAAGTTCCCCAGGGGCTCCGCGTTCCGAGGGTTGTCGACGTCCTTGTACAGCGCCGGATTGACGTCGCCGCCGCACCCCTGAAGGAACAGGGCGATCGTCCCATCGCTCAGGTTGTCCTCGATCGCTTTCGAGGCGAAGCCGGTGAGGTCCGCGGTGTTGCCGCCGCTCGGGACTCCCATGATGGGGTGACATGCGAAGTTGTAGACGACGGCCAGGGTCCGCCCATCCTCGCGGTCGAGCCGGAGGACGCCGATCTCCGGATCGACCGGACCGGTCCCGACGACCTCTTCGTCCGGCGGCAGCGCGTAGGCGTGGCGGACGTCGGCCTCCTTGCCGCTCTTCAGCCTGAGCCGGCGGTTCTCCATGATCCGGTTTTCGTGGCCCACGCCCGCGCCGACGTTGACCGGAACCAGATGGCTCGCCGCTTGCTTCACCGCCTGAAAGGTCCGCTCATCAACGTCCGCGCACACGAC contains:
- a CDS encoding deoxyribonuclease IV; its protein translation is MPRPRKSTSPTSKPALKLGAHMSIAGGYDRAVRAAHAFGFETVQLFTKNNNQWNAPPLTDAQTDAFRQALEETGVVDPVAHTSYLINMASPDDTLWKRSIDAMVVEVGRCARLGIADLVVHPGAHVGSGEAAGLKRVAEALDRVAEATAESAVTIDLETTAGQGSCLGHRFEHLQAILEMVADRSRLGVCVDTCHIFAAGYSLDTRERYDETVNDLDRTVGLGLVRVWHLNDSLREHASRVDRHAGIGAGRIGLEPFRFLVNDARFRSLPMILETPKGIEEGEELDARNQRALRQLVEP
- the ppk1 gene encoding polyphosphate kinase 1, whose translation is MGKSKNSSNGPSNTAPTPTTTTAVDESSLFINRELSWLDFNERVLEEARDPSNPLLDRLKFLAICSSNQDEFFEVRVAGLQAQLYESLEPQDPPPDGMGPLAQLLEISRRAHDFVSRLNDVWLYEVRPELEEHGIRICSPDDLNPSQNAFLDDYFENQVYPVLTPLAIDPAHPFPHVHNKSLNLLLRIEAIHHHGRQLYAVLQVPSVISRLVQLPDESNGRKQFVLLEDVIGPRLDALFGGYRTVERVAFRATRNSDLSIQENEVKSSLLSTIEETLRQRKWGAPVRLEISERADSDFLVQLLSASALELEERDVYKVTGPVDLTVLAGLYKLEGFRDLREPSYEPKTPPAFTGRKSVFRAIREQDFLVHHPYESFGTVVQLIEEASEDPQVLAIKMTLYRTADSNPIITALARAAENGKQVTALVELQARLDEENNIDKARMLQKAGVHVVYGIVGLKTHCKAALVVRREHDGIRRYVHLGTGNYNHTTARFYTDLSYFTCRPEIGEDASALFNLLTGYSQGNTWNKLVVAPMNLADRLSVLIQREAEHAQAGLPARIIAKMNSLVDPRIITLLYEASQAGVKIDLIVRGICCLRPGVPGVSDNITVRSIVDKYLEHSRIAYFANGDDPQVFLSSADWMPRNFRRRVELMFPIEDPPLRTRIIDEILAIALADNIKARILQPDGTYKRIQPQPGEPIVRSQVEFQNLAREHDKALPMAHAVATADRPLRASEP
- a CDS encoding glycosyltransferase family 87 protein, giving the protein MAGLASRRTGVLVGIYALALSAWWWFATSLAPSIITSALAGRGSAVVVRCVAWYAGYRPLDAVLKNWKIAASAVVMGGICHLALVVAVGVWHRRHAPTRTVGQARFDRANSVLLIVLSLVFFLVTALAGGIHDYYFFEQIWEQIMLGRDPWFMVQGQRRIYPLNAYGPLFTVLAPLTLISPLAPKLACALTFWLFAAWLVKDFAVGRHLPAWAGTALLLWLASPYVWVEIALFGHFDVLVGLLCIGAVEARTRGDDYASAAWISAGTLLKYFPGVLVPFLMLDGQRIRVRFLVTTLILGALGMGTACLIWGPSALRPLTFAVAREPTQLSIFRFLEGPHAPFDRDFFFFTMDELATPILLIALAWLWSWTRRRRFEMFASCVLAVSVTLALYKVGFAQYPMVLFVLGAYWIVRDHATLRRQAPLITVFCAYFAWLGYFDVLMSLDDLYWIMDWAALPSFVLGCLLAISIVRAAPPEPEPVVHEAAATAEPEAVG
- a CDS encoding RNA polymerase sigma factor translates to MDPVLATMKTTGEDERNWAEVAVLVQRSQDGDREAFGLLVEQFEPTVRAIALRRLGNPSEALELTQEVFLHVMRRIDQLREPERFAGWLRQVTVRMAINRATRRVAPATVETIVLEGAYEENDEPIDSLILRERAERLWGALGRLKTLDRDTLVAFYIRDLSLIEMADELDVPLGTIKRRLHTARKRLRVELESSVADASEWSERLSFDHDDAEELDYAGAGAGRGW